The genomic segment CTCGCCCGCACCGAGGTCACCGTGGAGACCGTTCCCGACAGCTGACCCCGGCCTCCCCGCCCGGGCCACGCCGAGGACCGGGAGCCGACGGCCGCAGCACCGGGCGGCCGGGATGCAGCCGGACGGGCGGCCGTGCTGCGGCGGAAGTTGATGCCCCGTCCTCGGCGCGGCGGGCGGCGGAACCCGGCTGCCCGGACCGCCCTGAGTTCGTCCGCCCCGCGCCGGACCTTCCTGAGCGACCCCGCTCCGACCGTCCTGCGCAGGACCGCCCTCGGCCCGCGCCGCCGTCCTGCGGTGCAGCCCGGCGGCTGCGGCGACCGACACACTGCTGCCCTGCCCGAGGTCCGTCACGCCGACCTCGCGGGCGAGAACCCGGATCTCCTGGAGCTGGGGACGGAGATCGGCGGGAAGCGCCCGGCTCACATGGCCGAACCGCTCCCGCGGCCACGCCGCCTGCTCCCGGTCCAGCGGAGCGGTCGTCTGCCGCCCGGCCTCGGCCGCCCTCAGCTTGACCACGACCTCCACATAACGTGGTACCGGACCGGACCGGGCCGGAACGGCGAAGGGGACCTTCGGCGGGATGTCCGGGGTCACCCGCGCCGACACGACCCGGCCCGTGAAGGGGTATCCGGCCGTCTTCTTCGCCGAGAAGCGCAGCTCCGGGCCGCGCGGCTCGGGAGGAGCCGGCACCGGGGACGGTGCGGCGCGGCGCACGAGCCGGCTCCGCACACCACGCGCCGCCGCTGAACCGTGGAGACTCCGGCTGAGGCTCCCTCCCCGACGGGGTCGCGCCCGGTCCGACGGGTCACCGGACCGGAGCGACGGCGGAGTGCCGCGACGGCGGTGGCCTCCGCCGGCCGTCACCGGGCGGCGGCCCGAGCCCCCGGGGGCCGTTGCACCCGGGCCGCTACGCCGGGACCGTTATGCCGGGGCCGTTCCCGGGCCGCCCTCGTCGTCCTCGTCCTCGGGGAGCTTGCAGACCCGTTCCAGCAGCAGGCCCGCCGCCACCACGGCCAGCCCCGCCAGGACGGCGAGGCCGGCGTAGAGGGCCTGGTCGCCGCGGCTGCCGCCGTCCAGGCCGTTCACCAGCAGGAAGACCCCGACACCGCCGTACATCCCGGCGACCGGGGCGGCGACCAGCGCGCTCGCCTGGCCGAAGACCACCGCCCGGGCTGCGACCATCGGGTCGACGCCCTTCGCGCCCGGCTGCCGCTCCCGCTGGGCCTTCAGCCGGCTCCGCAGCGACAGCGCGGTGGCCGCGAGGACGGCGGCGATGGCCGCCAGCACCACGGGGGCGGCGAAGGGCACGCCCGGCAGCGAGCCGAAGGCGTCCCAGAGACCGGCCACCGCCCAGGCCAGCACACCGGCGACGGCGAAGATCCCGCCCAGCACTCTGATCCGAAGTTGCCTCACCGAGTGCTCGCCTCGCTCTTCCTGATGGACGGGAACCGACCCCCGCACCACGGGTCACCGGAGGTGGACACGAGGGTAACGGCTACTCGGGCAGTCGGAGTTCCAGGTCCGCCCGCCGCTCCACCCCCTGGCCGGGGACCTCGTCCAGCAGCTCCGCCACGGGGCCGTGGCCGGGCACCTCCGCGGCCGGGTCGACGTCGTGCCACGGCGCCAGCACGAAAGCGCGCTCGTGGACCCGCGGATGCGGCAGCGTGAGCGCCGGGTCGTCCGAGAGGACGCCCTGGTAGGCGACGATGTCGACGTCCAGCGTCCGGGGGCCCCAGCGTTCGTCGCGCACCCGCTCGAACGCCTCCTCGACGGCGTGGGCCCGCTCCAGCAGGGAGCCCGGCGGCAAGGTCGTCCGCACCAGCACCACGGCGTTGAAGTAGGACGGCTGGGTGCCGGGATCCACGCCCCAGGGCTCCGTCTCGTAGACCGGGGAGACCGCCTTGACCCGGACACCGGGGGTGTCCTCCAGCGCGTCGACCGCTCCCTGCAGGGTCTCCAGGCGGTTGCCGAGATTGCTGCCGAGAGCGATCACGGCCCGCTGCGGGTTGGAGAGCGTCGTGTCCGCCGCGTCCACCCAGTCGGCCACCGAGGCGGGGACGGGCTGCACGGTCGGGTCGCTCGTGGTCATGGGCGGCTCCGGGTAATGGTGATGGTCACGTCGTCGAAGGGCACGGTGATCGGCGCGTCCGGCTTGTGGACGACCACCTCCACCTCCCGTACCGGCTCGTGCCGGAGGCAGCGCTCCGCGATCCGCTCGGCGAGCGTCTCGATCAGCTCGACCGGCTCACCCTGGATCACGGCGACGGCTTCCTCGGCCACGACGCCGTAGTGCACCGTCAGCGTGAGGTCGTCGGCGGCCGCCGCGGGGCGGGTGTCCAGGCCCAGGACGAGGTCCACGACGAAGACCTGGCCCTTCTCCCGCTCCTCGGGGAAGACCCCGTGGTGTCCGCGCGCCCTGAGGCCGCGCAGCGCGACTCGGTCCACGACTGTCACTCCCGCTGTCGGTTACGGATGGACGGACGCCGGGCGGAGTCTGCCGCAGGTGTCCCCCGCGGCCCCGCCCCGCTCCGGGACCGGTGCGCCGCGCTGATGGAACGAACCTACCGGCGGCCACCGACAGCACCCGTCCCGGGCCGTGCCCGCGTGTGCCACGGTGCCACCGGGAGCGCGGCTCGGCCGAGCTGGGCGCCGCCGGACCCGCCGGGGTCCGCGACCCACGCTCTCACCCCTTACCCGGCCACCGCGCGACTCGAACGGGTGAACTGGGACACCCTTCAGGGAAGCGTGCGGGAAGCCCGGGTGAACACGGGACACTTCTCCCGTAAGGCACCCGTACGGCGCTCGTTCGGCACCCGCACTTGCGCCCGCACGGCGCTGACCGGACCGGACACCTAGACGAGCCCGGTGCCGCCCGCGCCGCCCGGCTCCTCGTCCTCGTCCGGCTCGCCGTCCTCCCCCGCGGTGTCGGCCAGCACCGGCGAGCCGTGGTGGGCCCAGATCCGCCAGCCGTCACCGGTGCGGCGGAAGACGTTGGTGGCCACGACGAGCTGGCCCACCAGCGGCCCCAGCTCGCCCTCCTCCTCGGCCGGCCCGCCGCTGAGGATGTTCTCGGTGCAGGTCACCAGCGCGGTGTCGCCGTCGATCTCCACCTCGACATCCGTCAGGAAGAACTGGATGTACTCGGTGTTCGCCATGATCAGCGCATACGAGCGCAGCACCTCGCCGCTGCCCCGCAGCACCGGCCACCCCGGGTGCACGCAACTGACGTCCCCGGGGAGCCACATCGCGGAGAGCGCCTCGAAGTCGCCCTGTTCCATGGCCTCGTAGAGGGCCGTGTTGGCCTGCTCGACCTGCTCGTAGTCGGTGCTACGGGCGGGCCTGCTCACCCGGCCCCCTCGACGGCGCGCGCCACGCGCACCGCGTCGGCCGTCGCCCGCACCTCGTGGACCCGTACGGCCCAGGCGCCCTCGCGCGCCGAGATCGCGGAGACGGCGGCGGTGGCCGCGTCCCGTTCCCGGGCGGGCGGCGGGCTGCCGCCGGGGCCGGCCAGCACCCGGCCGAGGAAGCGTTTGCGGGAGGCCGCCACCAGCAGCGGACGGCCCAGGCTCCGCAGCTCGGGAAGGGCCGCGAGCAGGGCCAGATCGTGCTCGGCCTGTTTGGCGAAGCCCAGCCCGGGATCGATCACGATCCGTTCCGGCGCGACGCCCCCGGCGACCACGGCGTCCATCCGCTCCCGCAGTTCGCCGGCGACCTCGCGGACCACGTCGGAGTAGACGGCACGGGCGTTCATGTCCTGGCTGAAACCGCGCCAGTGCATCACCACGAACGGCACCCCCGCCTCGGCCACCACCGGCACCATCGCCGGGTCGGCGAGGCCGCCGCTCACATCGTTGACCAGCGCCGCCCCGGCGGCCACCGCCCGCTCCGCGACCGACGCCCGCATGGTGTCCACGCTGACGGTCACGCCCTCGGCGGCCAGTCCGCGCACCACGGGGAGAACCCGGCGCAGTTCCTCCGCCTCGTCCACCCGGGAGGCCCCCGGCCGCGTCGACTCGCCGCCGACATCGACCAGATCGGCACCCTCGGCGACGAGCTCCAGGCCGCGCTTGACCGCGTCCCCGGTGTCGAACCACCGGCCGCCGTCCGAGAAGGAGTCGGGCGTGACGTTCACCACGCCCATCACCGCGCAGCGGTCCCACTCCGGCAGACCGGTCACCACGCCGCGCAAGCTCCTCATCCCTCCACCTTAGGCCCCGGACGGCCCGCGTCCCGCCCGGGGCACCGCGCCGGAGCGCGCTCCCGGCGGAATCCGGACGCCGTCCCGCGAGGGGCGCGCCCCGGCGCGGGTCTCAGCGCGCGAGGATGAGGCTCATCGCCTCGGCGCGGGTGGTGGCGTCGCGGAGCTGGCCGCGGACGGCCGAGGTGGTGGTCTTCGCCCCGGGCTTGCGTATGCCGCGGACCGACATGCACATGTGCTCCGCCTCGATGACGACGATCGCGCCCCGCGCCTCCAGGATGCGCATCAGCGAATCGGCGACCTGCGTGGTGAGCCGCTCCTGCACCTGCGGCCGGCGGGCGAACACGTCCACCAGGCGGGCCAGCTTCGACAGACCAGTGATCTTGCCGGTCTCGGCCGGGATGTAGCCCACGTGGGCGACCCCGTGGAACGGCAGCAGGTGGTGCTCGCAGAGGCTGACGATCTCGATGTCCTTGACCAGCACCAGCTCGTCGTGGCCGAGGTCGAAGGTCGTGGTCAGGACGTCCTCCGGGTCCTGCCGCAGTCCGCCCAGGATCTCCCGGTACGCGCGGGCCACCCGGGCCGGGGTCTCCAGCAGCCCCTCGCGGTCCGGGTCCTCGCCGACCGCGATGAGCAGCTCGCGGACGGCGTTCTCGGCCCGCTTCTCGTCGAACTCGCCGACGGCGCGCCCGCTGTTCAGCGTCACCGGGTCGGTCATGTGGTGCCTCGTTTTCCTGGTACGTGCCGTACGAACGCTCGTACGACGAATGCCGCGCCTTCCCAGGGTAGAACCCAGGAGGGCACGGCACTCATTCCGGACCGGGCGGCTCAGCTCTCCGGACGCGTCTCCTCGGGCAGCTCGGCCTTCTCCGTGGAGATCTTGGAGGAGGCACCGGCCGACTGGGAGCCGTTGGCCATGGTGAGCTCCTTGGGGGAGAGCACCGGAGGCCGGGTGGAGGGCGTACGGCGGGAGGAGCCGGTCCACGCGGGGCGGGCCGGGCGCTTGACCACCGGGGCGAAGATCTCGGCGATCTCCTCCTTGTTCAGGGTCTCCTTCTCCAGCAGCCGGAGCACGAGGTTGTCCAGGACGTCGCGGTTCTCGACCAGGATCTCCCAGGCCTCGTTGTGCGCCGTCTCGATGAGCTTCTTGACCTCTTCGTCGACCAGCGCGGCGACCTCTTCGGAGTAGTCGCGCTGGTGGCCCATCTCACGCCCGACGAAGGGCTCGGAGTTGTCGCTGCCGAACTTGATGGCGCCCAGCCGCTCGGTCATGCCGTACTGGGTGACCATCGCGCGGGCCGTGGTGGTGGCCTTCTCGATGTCGTTCGCGGCACCGGTGGTCGGGTCGTGGAAGACCAGTTCCTCCGCGGCGCGGCCGCCCAGCATGTACGCGAGCTGGTCGAGCATCTCGTTGCGGGTGGTGGAGTACTTGTCCTCCTCCGGCAGCACCATGGTGTAGCCGAGGGCCCGGCCTCTCGACAGGATCGTGATCTTGTGCACCGGATCGCTGTTCGGGGAGGCCGCCGCCACCAGGGCGTGTCCGCCCTCGTGGTACGCGGTGATCTTCTTCTCCTTGTCGCTCATGATCCGGGTCCGCTTCTGCGGTCCGGCCACGACACGGTCGATCGCCTCGTCCAGGAAGTGGTTGTCGATCAGCTTGGCGTCACTGCGGGCCGTCAGCAGGGCGGCCTCGTTGAGGACGTTGCTGAGGTCGGCACCGGTGAAGCCGGGGGTCCGGCGGGCGACCGCCTGCAGGTCCACGTCGGGCGCGACCGGCTTGCCCTTCTGGTGCACCTTGAGGATCTCCAGCCGGCCCTGCATGTCCGGCCGGTCCACGGCGATCTGCCGGTCGAAGCGGCCCGGGCGGAGCAGCGCCGGGTCGAGGATGTCCGGCCGGTTGGTGGCGGCGATCAGGATGACGCCGCCCTTCACGTCGAAGCCGTCCATCTCGACGAGCAGCTGGTTGAGCGTCTGCTCGCGCTCGTCGTGGCCGCCGCCCATACCGGCGCCGCGGTGCCGGCCGACGGCGTCGATCTCGTCGACGAAGACGATCGCGGGGGCGTTCTGCTTGGCCTGCTCGAAGAGGTCCCGGACCCGGGAGGCACCGACACCGACGAACATCTCGACGAAGTCGGAGCCGGAGATCGAGTAGAACGGGACGCCCGCCTCGCCGGCGACGGCGCGCGCGAGCAGCGTCTTGCCGGTGCCGGGGGGGCCGTAGAGCAGCACGCCCTTGGGGATCTTGGCGCCGACGGCCTGGAACTTCGCCGGCTCCTGCAGGAACTCCTTGATCTCGTGGAGCTCCTCGACCGCCTCGTCGGCCCCGGCCACGTCGGTGAAGGTGGTCTTCGGGGTGTCCTTGGTGATCAGCTTGGCCTTGGACTTCCCGAAGTTCATGACCCGGGAGCCGCCGCCCTGCATCTGGTTCATCAGGAAGAGGAAGACCAGCACGATGAGGACGAAGGGCAGGAGCGAGAGCAGGACGCCGACGAAGGCGTTCTGCGACTGCGGGGAGACGGTGTACCCGTCCGGCAGCGTGCTCTTGTCGCCGTCGTTGACCCTCGCCTGGAGGTCCTTGGCGAGCTCGGTGCCCTGATCGCCGATGTAGCTCGCCTGCAGCTTGTCGCTGCCCTCGATCTCGACGTCGTCCTTGAGCTCGATCTTGATCTTGCTTTCGTCGCCGGTGGTGAGCTCGGCGGACTTGACCTTGTTGTCGGCGATCGCGTTGACGACCTGGCCGGTGTCCACCGTCTTGAAGCCGCCGGACGAACCGACGACCTGCATCAACACGACCACGGCGAGGACGGCCAGCACGATCCACATGACCGGCCCACGGAAGTAGCGCTTCACGTCCATCCATACGGGGCGCGGGCGCCCCGTCCCTCCTGCCACAGTGAGGCACGCCGGCTTCGCGGTGAGCCGGCCGTGCGTACGGTGAATTACTCGACCTGTTGAAGACTTGCCTTCGGACGGTACCTCAGCTTCCGCCCCGGGCGCTGCCCGGGCGGTGAATGACCACCGTCCGTACAAACCTCAACGCCGCGACGGCGCCCGGCGTTCCCGCCGGGCGCTCCCGGCCGCTCAGCCGCCGTAGACGTGCGGCGCCAGGGTCCCGACGAAGGGGAGGTTGCGGTACTTCTCCGCGTAGTCGAGGCCGTAGCCGACGACGAACTCGTTGGGGATGTCGAAGCCGACGTATTTGACGTCGATGTCGACCTTGGCGGCCTCGGGCTTGCGCAGCAGCGTGCACACGTTCAGCGAGGCCGGTCCGCGCGAGCTGAGGTTGGACAGCAGCCAGGAGAGGGTGAGCCCGGAGTCGATGATGTCCTCGACGATGAGGACGTCGCGGCCGGCGATGTCGGTGTCCAGGTCCTTGAGGATCCGGACCACGCCGGAGGACTTGGTGCCCGCTCCGTATGAGGAGACCGCCATCCAGTCCATGGTCACGGGGGTCGACAGCGCCCGGGCCAGGTCCGCCATCACCATGACCGCGCCCTTGAGCACCCCGACGATCAGCAGATCGCGGCCCGCGTACTCGGCGTCGATCTCCGCGGCCAGCTCGGCCAGCTTGGTGTCGATCTCTTCCTTGGTGATGAGCACCGACTGAAGGTCGGTGCCCATGTCCTTGTCGTCCACCCGCGTCACTCTCGGTCGTTACGGCCCGGTCCCGGCAGCACTCGTTCCCGGCGGTGGCCGGAGGATGCGTCGGGAGGCGGCTCAGTGCTCGGCGGCGGTCTGGTCGCGCCGCCCGATGACCAGATTGCCACACCGCCGGCGGACCTCGACGCGCCCGGGCAGGTTGAGTGCGCCCTGGCCGTGCCAGTCGGTGACCAGCCGGTCCATTTCCTCGATGTGCCGGGCGAAGAGCGAACCCGCGGGCGAACCGGCCGCGATGGCCGCGCGGCGCAGCACCCGGCGGCGGATGGCCGGCGGCAGCACGGCGAGCTTGGCGACGTCCAGGCCGCCGGCCGGATCGCCGCCGCCATGGCCGCCGTCCGTGCCGCCGTCCGGGGCGGACCGGACGGAGCGTTCGGCGTCGTCCGCCCAGACGTCCAGGGCGTCGGCGTCGTCGCGGGAGAGCTGGGCGGTTCTGGCGAGGGCCTCGATCACGCCCTTGCCCAGGGATTTCTCCAGGGCGGGCAGCCCTTCGTGGCGCAACCGGGAGCGGGTGTAGGAGGGGTCGCTGTTGTGCGGGTCGTCCCAGACGGGCAGCGACTGGGCGAGGCAGGCCGTACGCGCCGTCTGCCGGTCGAGCCGGAGGAAGGGGCGCCGGTAGCGGCCGTCCCTGCCGGAGACGGCGGCCATGCCGGAGAGCGAGCGGATGCCGGAGCCGCGGGCGAGCCCGAGGAGAACGGTCTCGGCCTGGTCGTCGCGGGTGTGGCCGAGCAGGACGGCGCGGGCGCCGTACCGGTCCGCGACGGAGTCGAGGGCGGCGTAGCGGGCGTCGCGGGCGGCGGCCTCGGGGCCGCCGGACCGGCCGACGTCGACCGCGACCGTCTCGACGGGGTCGAGGCCGAGTTCCCGCAGGCGCGCGGCGACCTCCTCGGCGCGCTTTCCGGAGCCCGGCTGGAGGCGGTGGTCGACGGTGACCCCGCCGGCACGGATGCCCAGCTTGGGCGCCTCGAAGGCGAGCGCGGAGGCGAGCGCGACGGAGTCGGCGCCGCCGCTGCAGGCGGCGAGCACCAGCGGGGCGCCGGGGGCGCTCGGGGCCGGGCGGCCGGACGGCTCGGGGCGTCCGGCGGGCAGGGCGGCGGGCGACGCGGAGGAGGAGGGAGCCGAGGGGGCGGAGGGAGAGGCGGGCGGGGAAGACGTGCCGGGCGTGCCGGCGCCGGCGAGCTCGGCGAGGAGGTCGTGGAGCGTGCGGCGGACCGCCAGGCGTATCGCCGCGACCGCTGGATGGGGACCCATGTCCGGTTCCCTTCCTGTCAGGGGGAGATGTCTCGGGGGCCGTGCGGACCGGGGGCGGTGGACCGCCCGACGGCACTCGGCCTTCCGTCACACTGTGTGTGTAGATGGTGACAGAGGCGAGCCATTACCCGAGCATCGCACGCCTTCCGGGGTCGCACGGTCCCTCGGACGGGTGATCTGCAGGACTTCCATTCGGCTCCCGGCCCCCGGCTCCGGTCCGGATCGGCCCCGGACCGGAGGAAGTGCTCGCGGACGGGGCCGGACGGGGAGGGACGGACCCGCGGGGTCAGCTCTCCTTGCGGTGCACCCGGGCGACCCATTCGGCGGGGGCGGCGATCTCCGCCTTGGTCGGCAGGGTGTTGGGCGAGGTCCACACCCGGTTGAAGCCGTCCATGCCGACGTCCTTCACCACGGCCCGGACGAAACGCTCGCCGTCGCGGTACTGGCGGAGCTTGGCGTCGAGCCCGAGGAGCTTGCGCAGGGCCTGGTCCAGCCGTCCCGCGCCGCTCGCCCGGCGCTGCTGGAACTTCTCGCGGATCTCGGCCACGGAGGGGACGACGTCCGGGCCGACCCCGTCCATGACGAAGTCGGCGTGGCCCTCCAGCAGGGACATCACGGCGGTGATGCGGTCGAGGACCTCCCGCTGGGCGGGGGTCTGCACCAGTTCGACGAAGCTGCGCCCGCCGTCCGCCTCGCCCTCCGTCCGGCCGCCGGCGAGGGACTGGGCCGCCTCGCGGACACGTTCCAGGAGGGTGCCGGGGTCGATGTCGGTCTCGGCGAGGAAGGTCTGGATCTCGCCCTCGATGTGGTCGCTGAGCCAGGGGACGGCCGAGAACTGGGTGCGGTGGGTCTCCTCGTGCAGGCAGACCCAGAGCCGGAAGTCGTGCGGTTCGACATCGAGTTCGCGCTCGACGTGGACGATGTTCGGGGCGACCAGGAGCAGCCGGCCGCCGTTCGCCCCGGCGGGCAGGTCGCGGCCGGGCGGGGCGAAGGTCTCGTACTGGCCGAGGACGCGGGAGGCGAGGAAGGAGAGCAGCGCCCCCAGCTCCATGCCGGTCACCTTGGAGCCCACGGCGCTGAGCACGGCTCCGCCGGGGCGGCCGGCCCGGCGGCCCTCGACCTTCTCCAGCAGGGGTTTCAGCAGCTCGCGGAAGCCGGCCACATTGGCGCGGATCCAGCCCGGCCGGTCGATGACCAGGACCGGGGTGCCGCCGCCGGGGGCCGGCGCCACACCGTCGGCGGACGGAGCCGCCATCCGGGTGAAGGCGCGCACGTGTTCCTCGGAGGAACGGGCGTGCCGGCGCAGCTCGGACACGACCGCGCGTGCCTCGTCACGGCTCACCTCGGGGCCCGGCCGTACCAGCCGGGTCGCGGTCGCGACCGCGAGATTCCAGTCGACCATCTGGGCACCGCCGAAACTCGTCATGACTTCACCGTACGTGGCGCGCGGAGAGAGCGGGAGGAGTGCACGTCGGGGGTGCGGCCCGGCGGCTGGCGCGGCTCCGGGGCCCGGCGGCCTGTCGTGCCGGGGCGGGGCCGGCCGCGCCGGGGCGGTCAGCGGCAGCCGCAGTTGGCCAGGGCCGAGGCCAGGCGGTCCAGGGCCGCCTGGGCACCGTGGGCGTCGGTGCTGCCGTTCGTGATGAACGCGAAGGCCAGCAGCCGGCCGTCGGCGTCGACGACCGTGCCGGCGAGGGCGTTCACGCCGGTGAGGGTGCCGGTCTTGGCGCGGACCATGCCGGTGCCCGCGGAGGCGTCCGCGTAGCGGCTGCGGAGGGTGCCGCTGAATCCGGCCACGGGGAGTCCGGTGAGGACCGGGCGGAGCTCGGGGCGCTCGGGGTCGGTGGCCCGGACCAGCAGCTGGGCGAGGAGGGCCGTGGAGATCCTGCCGTCCCGGTCGAGGCCGCTGCCGTCGGCGAACCGGGCGCCCTTGAGCGGCAGGTCCAGCTCGGCGAGCCGGTCCCGTACGGCCTTCTCCGCGCCGGTGAAGCTCGCCGGCCTGCCGTCGGCGACCGCCGTCTCCCGGGCGAGGGCCTCGGCGATGTCGTTGTCGCTGTTGGTCAGGGCCCGTTCGACGAGGGCGGAGACGGGCATGGAGCGGACGGCGGCGACCCGCTCGGCGTCCTTTCCGGCCTTGGCGCGGCGGGGCTCTCCCTTGACCTTGACGCCGCGGTCGCGGAGGAGGCCGGCGAAGGTCTTCGCGGCGTCGGCGGCGGGGTCGGCGGAGCGGGGCGCCGGGCCGCGGTGGCTGTCGTCGAGGCGGCCCGCGTCGGTGCTCAGCGGGACGACCGGGGCGATGTTGTCGTTGTGCCCTATGGGGTGCCGGTCGGGTCCGGACCAGCGCGAGGTGTCGTACGCCAGGACGGTCTTCCCGGCGCCGTCCTCCTTGAGGGCGTGTGCGGTGCGGTCGGCCAGGTCGCGCAGGCTCGCCGGGTTGCCGGGCTGCCGGGAGCCGCGGGCGGTGAGGGTCGGGTCGCCGCCGCCGACCAGCACGATCTCGCCGTCGCCGGAGCCGGTGACGACCTCGGTGGTCAGCCGGTGGTCGGGACCGAGCGCGGTGAGGGCGGCCACCGCCGTCGCGATCTTGATGGTGGAGGCGGGTACCGCCGGGGTGTGCGCCCGGGTGCCGTGGACCAGGTCGCCGGTGGCGGCGTCGGCCACCGCGGTGCTGCTCAGCGAGCCCAGGGCCGGGTCCTCCAGCAGCGGGGTGAGGGCGTCCTCCAGACCCGTCGCGGTGGGCGGCGGGGCGGCTTCGGACGAGCCGGCGGCGCCGCCGAGGGCGGCGAGGACCGCGGTGGCCGCGGGCGCCGACTCGTCCGTGGCCGACGTACCGGGTGACCGGCCATCGTGACGCTCACCACCCTCGCCGTTCCAGTGGGCCGCGCGGGTCCGCTCGGCCGTACGCTGTCCGGAGTCCCATGGGCCGGCCGCGGTCACCGCTCCGGCCGCCATGACGAGCCCGAGTACGGCGGAACCCGCCGCCAGGTGCCACGGCGGCAGGGCCAACCACCCGCCGACGGGCCACCTGTACCGCCACCATCCGGCCTCGGGCACTTCGGACCAGCCCCTTTCGCACCCACGCCCCCGCGTAAGGGACACTTAACCATCAGAATTATGGCCTGATCATGGAGGAGCCACCCGTGGAGTTCGACGTCACCATCGAGATCCCGAAGGGTTCGCGCAACAAGTACGAGGTGGACCACGAGACGGGCCGTATCCGCCTGGACCGCCGGCTCTTCACCTCGACGAGTTACCCGGCCGACTACGGGTTCGTCGAGAACACCCTCGGCGAGGACGGCGACCCGCTGGACGCCCTGGTCATCCTGGACGAGCCGACCTTCCCCGGCTGTCTCATCAAGTGCCGCGCGATCGGCATGTTCCGGATGACGGACGAAGCGGGCGGTGACGACAAGCTCCTGTGCGTGCCGGCCTCGGACCCGCGCGTCGAGCACCTGCGCGACATCCACCATGTCTCGGAGTTCGACCGCCTGGAGATCCAGCACTTCTTCGAGGTCTACAAGGACCTGGAGCCCGGCAAGTCGGTCGAGGGCGCCAACTGGGTGGGCCGCGCCGAGGCCGAGGCCGAGGTCGAGGCGTCGATCAAGCGCCTGGAGGCCTCCGGAGGGGCGCACTGACGACGGTCGCGCCGGAGTGATCCGGCCACGGTCCCGCCGGCGCGGCGGCACCGTATGACGGTGGTACGGGCGGGCGGCGCACTCCTCGGTGCGCCGCCCGCTCGCTGCCCGGCCCCGGCGGACGGGACATACCGGGCGAGCGCCCCGGGAATGCGCCATGGTGGCCTGAGGGGCGCGGGACGCATTCGAGTTCTACGAGGAGGAACGGAGCACGTGGTGGCGGACGCCCAGCGGCACGGCGGTGCCCCCGGGTCGGAGCGGGAGGACCCCGAGAACCGCAAACCGCAGTCCGACGAGGCGCGCAGCGCCTTCACCTCACCGCTCGGCGTCCCCCTGCCGCCACCCCCGGAGGAGGAGCACCCCACCTCGGAGTTCGCCCTCCCCACGGGCCTGGCGCCGGAGCCGCCGCCCGAGCCCGAGGGCTCGGCCTTCGCGCCGCCGGGCGGGCGGCAGCCGGAGGCGGCCGGCCGGGACCGGCCCAGCTCCTTCCCCGCCTTCACTCCCCCGAACGGCATACCCGCCGTCCGGCTGTCCAAGGCACAGCCCTGGCAGGACCGGATGCGCACCATGCTGCGGATGCCGGTGGGCGACCGTCCGGTGCCCGAGCGGGCGGAGCGCCACGAGGACGAATCGGGGCCCGCCGTCCCCCGGGTCCTGGACATCTCGCTGCGGATCGGAGAACTGCTGCTGGCGGGCGGCGAGGGAGCCGAGGACGTCGAGGCGGCGATGTTCGGCGTCGCGCACGCCTACGGGCTGGACCGCTGCGAGCCGACCGTCACCTTCACCCTGCTCTCCGTCACCTACCAGCCGTCCCTGGTGGACGACCCGGTGACGGCCAGCCGGACGGTGCGCCGCCGGGGGACCGACTACACCAGGCTGTCGGCCGTCTACCGGCTGGTGGACGACATCACCTCGGACGACATCGAGATCACGCTGGAGGAGGCGTACCGGCGGCTGGCCGACATCCGCCGGAACCGCCACCCCTACCCCGGCTGGGCGCTGACCCTGGCCGGCGGGCTGCTGTCGGGGTCGGCGAGCACCCTCGTCGGCGGCGGCTGGCTCGTCTTCCTCGCGGCGGCGGCCGGGGCCATGCTCGGCGACCGGCTCGCCTGGCTGGCCTCGGGCCGCGGGCTGCCGGAGTTCTACC from the Streptomyces xinghaiensis S187 genome contains:
- a CDS encoding threonine/serine ThrE exporter family protein; this translates as MADAQRHGGAPGSEREDPENRKPQSDEARSAFTSPLGVPLPPPPEEEHPTSEFALPTGLAPEPPPEPEGSAFAPPGGRQPEAAGRDRPSSFPAFTPPNGIPAVRLSKAQPWQDRMRTMLRMPVGDRPVPERAERHEDESGPAVPRVLDISLRIGELLLAGGEGAEDVEAAMFGVAHAYGLDRCEPTVTFTLLSVTYQPSLVDDPVTASRTVRRRGTDYTRLSAVYRLVDDITSDDIEITLEEAYRRLADIRRNRHPYPGWALTLAGGLLSGSASTLVGGGWLVFLAAAAGAMLGDRLAWLASGRGLPEFYQFVVAAMPPAAMGVTLVLVHAEVKPSAVITGGLFALIPGRALVAGVQDGLTGYYITASARLLEVVYLIVGIVTGVLLVLVVGVELGAELSPDESLGSAYRPVTQIVAAMLLALAFCIMLQQERSTVLAATLNGGVAWIVYGALHDVGEISPVAATAVAAGLVGLFGQLLSRYRYASALPYVTAAIGPLLPGSATYFGLLGVAQGDLNAGLGSLTKAVALALAIAIGVNLGGELARLFLKRPTVEAETGERRAAKRTRGF